A genome region from Nocardiopsis exhalans includes the following:
- a CDS encoding ABC transporter ATP-binding protein produces MSSDEVNASGAGVEVDRMVGAVPEPGSVKSDPILIADGVKRSFGGLTAVDVKHLEVQRGTITALIGPNGAGKSTMFNLLTGFDRVDGGRWSFEGRQINGKSGHQVARAGMVRTFQLTKALTRMTVLDNMLLGAPGQTGERMAGAFLRPVWGRQEKANTVKAMDLLERFKLIDKRQDMAGSLSGGQRKLLEMARALMTDPSMIMLDEPMAGVNPALVQSLLHHITSLRDEGKTVLFVEHDMDVIMGISDWIVVLAQGRVIAEGRPSDIRSNQQVIDAYLGAQDVEGEAQGSGDD; encoded by the coding sequence ATGTCAAGTGACGAGGTGAACGCCTCCGGGGCGGGTGTCGAGGTCGACCGGATGGTCGGGGCGGTTCCGGAGCCGGGTTCGGTGAAGTCGGATCCGATTCTGATCGCTGACGGGGTGAAGCGTTCGTTCGGTGGTCTGACCGCCGTGGACGTGAAGCACCTGGAGGTGCAGCGGGGGACGATCACGGCGTTGATCGGTCCGAACGGTGCCGGTAAGTCGACGATGTTCAACCTGTTGACCGGTTTCGACCGGGTCGACGGTGGTCGTTGGTCGTTCGAGGGCAGGCAGATCAACGGTAAGAGCGGTCACCAGGTGGCGCGGGCCGGGATGGTGCGGACGTTCCAGCTGACCAAGGCGCTGACGCGGATGACGGTGCTCGACAACATGTTGTTGGGTGCTCCGGGTCAGACGGGTGAGCGGATGGCCGGTGCGTTCCTTCGCCCGGTGTGGGGTCGTCAGGAGAAGGCCAACACCGTCAAGGCGATGGATCTGCTGGAGCGCTTCAAGCTGATCGACAAGCGCCAGGACATGGCGGGTTCGTTGTCGGGTGGTCAGCGCAAGCTGTTGGAGATGGCTCGTGCGCTGATGACCGATCCGAGCATGATCATGCTGGACGAGCCGATGGCGGGTGTGAACCCGGCGTTGGTGCAGTCGCTGCTGCACCACATCACGTCGTTGCGTGATGAGGGCAAGACGGTGCTGTTCGTCGAGCACGACATGGACGTGATCATGGGGATCAGCGACTGGATCGTGGTGTTGGCTCAGGGGCGGGTGATCGCGGAGGGTCGGCCTTCGGACATCCGGTCCAACCAGCAGGTGATCGACGCCTACCTGGGTGCCCAGGACGTCGAGGGCGAGGCCCAGGGGAGTGGCGATGACTGA
- the bla gene encoding class A beta-lactamase yields the protein MRSSVWRGFVASVALVPLVGCGAAEAGGGASSGGAPSEAPVGVDYVAEFGALEEEFDARLGVYALDTGSGEEVAFRADERFAFLSTFKALLAGVVLSENSLEEMERVVEYGEEDLVAHSPVTEENVGSGMSLLELSDATVRYSDNAAANLLLAEVGGPEGFGEALVELAGDEVTNPVRWETELNDVGPGEERDTSTPEALAGSLEAFTLGDVLPEDRREVLVDLLVRNTTGDELIRAGVPRGWVVGDKTGGAGGMRNDIGVVWPEGGDPIVVAVLTSRDGEGAEFDNALVAEATEVVVEALG from the coding sequence GTGCGTAGTTCGGTGTGGCGTGGGTTTGTGGCGTCGGTTGCTTTGGTGCCGTTGGTGGGGTGTGGTGCGGCGGAGGCCGGCGGGGGTGCTTCTTCGGGTGGTGCGCCGTCGGAGGCTCCGGTCGGGGTGGATTATGTGGCGGAGTTCGGGGCTCTTGAGGAGGAGTTCGACGCCCGGTTGGGTGTGTACGCGTTGGACACGGGGTCGGGTGAGGAGGTGGCGTTCCGGGCGGATGAGCGGTTCGCCTTCCTGTCGACGTTCAAGGCTTTGTTGGCGGGGGTGGTGTTGTCGGAGAACTCGTTGGAGGAGATGGAGCGGGTGGTGGAGTACGGGGAGGAGGATCTGGTGGCTCACTCTCCGGTGACGGAGGAGAACGTGGGTTCGGGGATGTCGCTGTTGGAGTTGAGTGACGCGACGGTGCGCTACAGCGACAACGCGGCGGCGAACCTGTTGCTGGCGGAGGTCGGTGGTCCGGAGGGGTTCGGGGAGGCTCTGGTGGAGTTGGCCGGTGACGAGGTGACCAACCCGGTGCGGTGGGAGACCGAGTTGAACGATGTGGGTCCGGGTGAGGAGAGGGACACCAGCACTCCGGAGGCTCTGGCGGGGAGTCTGGAGGCGTTCACGTTGGGGGACGTGTTGCCGGAGGACCGTCGTGAGGTGTTGGTGGACCTGTTGGTGCGGAACACGACGGGGGATGAGCTGATCCGTGCGGGTGTGCCGCGGGGGTGGGTCGTGGGTGACAAGACGGGCGGCGCTGGCGGGATGCGCAACGACATCGGCGTGGTGTGGCCGGAGGGTGGTGACCCGATCGTCGTGGCTGTGTTGACGAGCCGTGACGGGGAGGGGGCTGAGTTCGACAACGCGCTGGTGGCGGAGGCCACCGAGGTGGTGGTGGAGGCGCTGGGTTAG
- a CDS encoding transcriptional regulator, which yields MYSRTIVDETFQLKAQGLTDREIAARCGVSIYAVRHWRYGRRRNPETEARRADRTMYCPKCSDGKLNHEAYAYLLGAYLGDGHITLGRRDVYVLWIHYDNKYPQLISYCTAAMEAVFPIKSFKAKRPGSVAIKGASKHWPCIFPQHGPGHKHSRSIVLEPWQQEIADEQSEALIRGFIHSDGCRAINRIPKRRPDGGATHYEYPRYHFTNTSTDIIEIFTRALDRLGIAWKIGCVKLRALSPFRW from the coding sequence ATGTACTCACGCACGATCGTTGACGAGACCTTCCAGCTCAAAGCCCAAGGTCTGACTGATAGGGAGATCGCTGCCCGCTGCGGTGTCTCCATATACGCAGTTAGGCACTGGCGCTACGGCCGCCGCCGGAACCCCGAGACCGAGGCCCGCCGCGCGGACCGCACCATGTACTGCCCGAAGTGCTCGGACGGAAAGCTGAATCACGAGGCATACGCCTACCTTCTCGGCGCTTACCTCGGAGATGGGCACATCACCCTCGGCAGGCGCGATGTCTACGTGCTGTGGATCCACTACGACAACAAGTACCCGCAGCTGATCAGCTACTGCACGGCCGCGATGGAGGCCGTCTTCCCGATCAAGTCCTTCAAAGCCAAGCGGCCAGGCAGCGTAGCGATCAAGGGTGCCTCCAAGCACTGGCCGTGCATCTTCCCCCAGCACGGCCCTGGACACAAGCACTCGCGGTCGATCGTTTTGGAGCCCTGGCAGCAGGAGATCGCTGATGAGCAGTCCGAAGCCCTCATACGCGGGTTCATTCACTCTGATGGATGCCGAGCCATCAACCGAATACCCAAGCGGCGACCGGACGGTGGAGCGACCCACTACGAGTACCCGCGCTACCACTTCACCAACACGTCGACGGACATCATCGAAATCTTCACTCGTGCCCTGGATCGGCTGGGCATCGCTTGGAAGATCGGGTGTGTCAAGTTAAGGGCTCTGTCCCCATTTCGGTGGTGA
- a CDS encoding ABC transporter ATP-binding protein codes for MTEENGKLRPEPEEVPVEAEEAVVVQEHREEILEQAMEESLEVGGPEDYLLLAKDVVAGYVPGVNILNGCTLTLTEGEVVAIIGPNGAGKSTLIKTIFGLLPVRGGDLTLRGSSIAGLAAHTLVERGVGYVPQTRNVFPSLTIEENLQMGAFLRPRTFNERFGVVAGLFPLLADRRRAKAGSLSGGERQMVAMGRALMMDPSVLLLDEPTAGLSPIYQEEVFQRVKEVNSTGVSVIMVEQNARRCLQICDRGYVLDQGRNAYTGSGRDLLNDPNVIELYLGTLAKG; via the coding sequence ATGACTGAGGAGAACGGGAAGCTGCGCCCGGAGCCGGAGGAGGTTCCGGTGGAGGCGGAGGAGGCCGTGGTCGTCCAGGAGCACCGTGAGGAGATCCTGGAGCAGGCCATGGAGGAGTCCTTGGAGGTGGGTGGTCCGGAGGACTACCTGCTGTTGGCCAAGGACGTGGTGGCCGGTTACGTGCCGGGGGTGAACATCCTGAACGGGTGCACCCTGACTCTCACCGAGGGTGAGGTCGTGGCGATCATCGGCCCGAACGGTGCCGGCAAGTCGACGCTGATCAAGACGATCTTCGGGTTGCTTCCGGTTCGCGGGGGCGATCTGACGCTGCGGGGTTCGAGTATCGCGGGGTTGGCGGCGCACACGTTGGTGGAGCGGGGTGTGGGTTATGTCCCGCAGACGCGCAACGTGTTCCCGTCGTTGACGATCGAGGAGAACCTCCAGATGGGGGCTTTCCTGCGGCCGCGGACGTTCAATGAGCGGTTCGGTGTGGTGGCGGGTCTGTTCCCGTTGCTGGCGGACCGGCGTCGGGCGAAGGCGGGGTCGCTGTCGGGTGGTGAGCGTCAGATGGTGGCCATGGGCCGGGCGCTGATGATGGATCCGTCGGTGCTGCTGTTGGACGAGCCGACCGCGGGGTTGTCGCCGATCTACCAGGAGGAGGTCTTCCAGCGGGTCAAGGAGGTCAACTCCACGGGTGTTTCGGTGATCATGGTGGAGCAGAACGCGCGGCGTTGTCTGCAGATCTGTGACCGCGGTTATGTGCTGGACCAGGGCCGGAACGCGTACACGGGTTCGGGTCGGGACCTGTTGAACGATCCGAACGTGATCGAGCTGTACCTGGGGACGCTCGCGAAGGGCTGA
- a CDS encoding LysR family transcriptional regulator, with protein MDLVGACTAFIHVSDRGSFTHGAAAARIPQPVASRRIAALEKHLGAPLFDRTTRSPTLTQFGHAVLPTARRLVHLAHTLEHDAAQARHTPLRIAVPTTCTTHDLAHLTARARRHDLHLDPHPAPPAQRDELLHTRQVRTAITAVPPDQAHWTVPLGLATHHPPHANTHYLETLRPHRNDTTPPRRVWIQPEDDTPHIRDPLTHTGDTVGLHPTQITHATTLTTATAEILTTHDLLLCSPRQAEDLNLHWRPLGETQPTRTYTATGEQSETLRTHLHTHVAHCLGAPTP; from the coding sequence ATGGACCTCGTCGGAGCCTGCACCGCCTTCATCCACGTCAGCGACCGCGGCAGCTTCACCCACGGCGCCGCAGCCGCCCGCATCCCCCAACCCGTCGCCAGCCGCCGCATCGCCGCCCTCGAAAAACACCTCGGCGCCCCCCTCTTCGACCGCACCACACGAAGCCCCACCCTCACCCAGTTCGGCCACGCCGTCCTCCCCACCGCACGACGCCTCGTCCACCTCGCCCACACCCTCGAACACGACGCCGCCCAAGCCCGCCACACCCCCCTACGCATCGCCGTCCCCACCACCTGCACCACCCACGACCTCGCCCACCTCACCGCCCGAGCCCGCCGACACGACCTCCACCTCGACCCCCACCCCGCCCCACCCGCCCAACGCGACGAACTCCTCCACACCAGACAAGTCCGCACCGCCATCACCGCCGTCCCACCCGACCAGGCCCACTGGACCGTCCCCCTCGGCCTGGCCACCCACCACCCACCCCACGCCAACACCCACTACCTCGAAACACTCCGACCCCACCGAAACGACACCACCCCGCCCCGCCGCGTCTGGATCCAACCCGAAGACGACACACCCCACATCCGCGACCCCCTCACCCACACCGGCGACACCGTCGGCCTCCACCCCACCCAGATCACCCACGCCACCACCCTCACCACCGCCACCGCCGAAATCCTCACCACCCACGACCTCCTCCTCTGCTCACCCCGCCAAGCCGAAGACCTCAACCTCCACTGGCGCCCCCTCGGAGAAACCCAACCCACCCGCACCTACACCGCCACCGGAGAACAATCCGAAACCCTCCGCACCCACCTCCACACCCACGTCGCCCACTGCCTCGGAGCACCCACCCCGTGA
- a CDS encoding serine hydrolase: protein MITQRLHTELDQAGLHASFLVRDLNTGHEIGINPDTPYATASLVKIPLALATLQRIHQGELDGATPLHIKPDGPTLGPTGLGRFRHPASIAIDDLLHLAMSLSDNIAADALFDLTPPAHVTQTLHQHHIHGITVRHRIRDLNETPAERLAPDETHLAHTLAIQAQTAGHGHRIPQLDVTLANSGTARAHVDLLQALWKPTTIHPDTAARLRALMADNLIRHRLAPEFDTDASTWSSKTGTVLNHRHEVGVVEHKSGEAYAIAALTASQVPARQQPAAEALIGRAARILRDHLRAN, encoded by the coding sequence GTGATCACCCAACGACTCCACACCGAACTCGACCAAGCCGGACTCCACGCCTCATTCCTCGTCCGCGACCTCAACACCGGCCACGAAATCGGCATCAACCCCGACACCCCCTACGCCACCGCCTCCCTCGTCAAAATCCCCCTCGCCCTGGCCACCCTCCAACGCATCCACCAAGGCGAACTCGACGGCGCCACCCCTCTCCACATCAAGCCCGACGGCCCCACCCTCGGCCCCACCGGCCTCGGCCGGTTCCGACACCCCGCCTCCATCGCCATCGACGACCTCCTCCACCTCGCCATGTCCCTCAGCGACAACATCGCCGCCGACGCCCTCTTCGACCTCACCCCGCCCGCCCACGTCACCCAGACCCTCCACCAACACCACATCCACGGCATCACCGTCCGCCACCGCATCCGCGACCTCAACGAGACCCCCGCCGAACGCCTCGCCCCCGACGAAACCCACCTCGCCCACACCCTCGCCATCCAGGCCCAGACCGCCGGACACGGCCACCGCATCCCCCAACTCGACGTCACCCTGGCCAACTCCGGCACCGCCCGGGCCCACGTCGACCTCCTCCAAGCCCTCTGGAAACCCACCACCATCCACCCCGACACCGCCGCCCGCCTACGGGCCCTCATGGCCGACAACCTCATCCGCCACCGCCTCGCCCCCGAGTTCGACACCGACGCCAGCACCTGGTCCTCCAAGACCGGCACCGTCCTCAACCACCGCCACGAAGTCGGCGTCGTCGAACACAAGAGCGGCGAGGCCTACGCCATCGCCGCCCTCACCGCGTCCCAGGTCCCCGCCCGCCAACAGCCCGCTGCTGAAGCCCTCATCGGCCGCGCCGCCCGCATCCTCAGGGACCATCTGCGCGCCAACTGA
- a CDS encoding ABC transporter substrate-binding protein encodes MPTHKTLTLSAAALSLALTLTACGEGLDLGNDDDTAFTYGLLYPQTGALAFLAPPQIAAVDYAIDEINKAGGILGNEVPPPIQADEAGDAAQANQAANNLVSDNVNAVIGAAASAMTQASYDTITGAQIVQCSGSNTSPDLTDIDDGGYYFRTAPSDLLAGPVLAQKILDDNHADVALIARADDYGNGYLNAVEAELNALGANVVLAETYDPDATNFGAVITSAVTAEADAVALISFQEGTQLMAALIESGIESQFYLTDGLNDPDLGQTIGVASPDAITGTTGIAPSADNPEFNEGLREFDPSLEVFQFAPHIFDCVTTIALAAESAGSTDPTVYVEHIAEVSRPNGTECTTFAACRDLINDGQAIDYQGTSGNIDFDDNGDPTAATFEVFHFGPDGYEILDYIEYTND; translated from the coding sequence ATGCCGACCCACAAAACCCTGACCCTGTCCGCAGCAGCCCTCAGCCTCGCCCTCACCCTCACCGCCTGCGGCGAAGGCCTCGACCTGGGCAACGACGACGACACCGCGTTCACCTACGGCCTCCTCTACCCCCAAACCGGTGCCCTCGCCTTCCTCGCCCCACCCCAGATAGCCGCCGTCGACTACGCCATCGACGAAATCAACAAAGCCGGCGGCATCCTCGGCAACGAGGTCCCCCCACCCATCCAAGCCGACGAGGCCGGCGACGCCGCCCAGGCCAACCAGGCAGCCAACAACCTCGTCTCCGACAACGTCAACGCCGTCATCGGCGCCGCCGCCTCAGCCATGACCCAGGCCAGCTACGACACCATCACCGGCGCACAGATCGTCCAGTGCTCGGGCTCCAACACCTCACCCGACCTCACCGACATCGACGACGGCGGCTACTACTTCCGCACCGCACCCAGCGACCTGCTCGCCGGACCCGTCCTCGCCCAGAAGATCCTCGACGACAACCACGCCGACGTCGCCCTCATCGCCCGCGCCGACGACTACGGCAACGGCTACCTCAACGCCGTCGAAGCCGAACTCAACGCCCTGGGCGCCAACGTCGTCCTCGCCGAGACCTACGACCCCGACGCCACCAACTTCGGCGCCGTCATCACCTCCGCGGTCACCGCGGAAGCCGACGCCGTCGCCCTCATCTCCTTCCAGGAGGGCACACAGCTCATGGCCGCACTGATCGAAAGCGGCATCGAAAGCCAGTTCTACCTCACCGACGGTCTCAACGACCCCGACCTCGGCCAAACCATCGGGGTCGCCTCGCCCGACGCCATCACCGGCACCACCGGCATCGCCCCCAGCGCCGACAACCCCGAGTTCAACGAAGGCCTGCGCGAGTTCGACCCCAGCCTGGAGGTCTTCCAGTTCGCGCCGCACATCTTCGACTGCGTCACCACGATCGCCCTGGCGGCCGAATCAGCCGGATCCACCGACCCCACCGTCTACGTCGAGCACATCGCCGAGGTCAGCCGCCCCAACGGCACCGAATGCACCACCTTCGCCGCCTGCCGCGACCTCATCAACGACGGCCAGGCCATCGACTACCAGGGCACCAGCGGCAACATCGACTTCGACGACAACGGCGACCCCACCGCCGCCACCTTCGAGGTCTTCCACTTCGGCCCCGACGGCTACGAAATCCTCGACTACATCGAGTACACCAACGACTGA
- a CDS encoding ANTAR domain-containing response regulator has translation MVIAEDEALIRLDLKEMLEEDGYAVVGEAGDGEAAIRLAQELRPDLVITDIKMPVLDGLSAAERIAGERIAPVVILTAFSQRELVERAREAGAMAYLVKPFSKSDLVPAIEMATSRYAELAALEAEVSSLTDRLETRKLVEQAKGLLQSRHGMSEPEAFRWIQKNSMDRRLTMRKVAETVVETLGGQQG, from the coding sequence GTGGTGATCGCGGAAGACGAGGCCCTGATCCGCCTGGATCTCAAGGAGATGCTCGAGGAGGACGGTTACGCCGTCGTCGGGGAGGCAGGCGATGGTGAGGCCGCTATTCGGCTTGCCCAGGAGCTGAGGCCCGACCTGGTGATCACCGACATCAAGATGCCGGTGCTGGACGGCCTTTCCGCCGCTGAGCGGATCGCCGGGGAGCGTATCGCCCCGGTCGTGATCCTGACGGCCTTCTCGCAGCGCGAGCTGGTCGAGCGGGCGCGGGAGGCCGGGGCCATGGCCTATCTGGTCAAGCCCTTCAGCAAGTCGGACCTGGTGCCGGCGATCGAGATGGCGACCTCCCGTTACGCCGAACTGGCGGCATTGGAGGCGGAGGTCAGCAGCCTCACGGACCGGCTCGAGACGCGCAAGCTCGTCGAGCAGGCCAAGGGGCTGTTGCAGAGCCGCCACGGGATGAGCGAGCCCGAGGCGTTCAGGTGGATCCAGAAGAACTCCATGGACCGGCGCCTGACCATGCGCAAGGTGGCCGAGACCGTCGTCGAGACGCTCGGCGGACAGCAGGGCTAA
- a CDS encoding branched-chain amino acid ABC transporter permease, which produces MDIFLILAESARSAVGPVAAIYALAAIGLNLHFGYTGLLNFGQVGFMLVGAYGVGISVAVFELPLLVGFALGVACAVVLALLLGIPTLRLRADYLAITTIAAAEVLRLVYRAGFAEPLTNGVYGLQNLSGEFRTWNLIFDPGDRYGIGAFSFSGNHMWLMTVAWGLVALTALLTWLLMHSPWGRVVKGIREDEEAVRSLGKNVFAYKMQVLVLGGVIGALAGCLMAVHQGAIQPDQFKPQVTFFLWVILLLGGAGRVFGPIVGSMAFWFLMTFTDRFLRGLGAEGYLPFLSGPDFGAIQLAFVGVMLVLLIVFRPQGLIGDRKEMLINVK; this is translated from the coding sequence ATGGATATTTTCTTGATCCTCGCCGAGTCCGCCCGATCCGCGGTGGGACCGGTGGCCGCGATCTACGCGCTGGCCGCGATCGGGTTGAACCTGCACTTCGGTTACACGGGGTTGCTGAACTTCGGTCAGGTCGGGTTCATGCTGGTGGGCGCCTATGGCGTGGGTATCAGCGTGGCGGTGTTCGAGCTGCCGTTGCTGGTCGGGTTCGCGCTGGGTGTGGCCTGTGCGGTGGTGTTGGCGTTGCTGTTGGGTATTCCGACGCTGAGGTTGCGTGCGGACTATCTGGCGATCACGACGATCGCCGCGGCCGAGGTTTTGCGGTTGGTGTACCGGGCCGGGTTCGCGGAGCCGCTGACCAACGGTGTGTACGGGTTGCAGAACCTGTCGGGTGAGTTCCGTACGTGGAACCTGATCTTCGATCCGGGTGATCGGTACGGGATCGGCGCGTTCTCGTTCAGCGGTAACCACATGTGGCTGATGACGGTGGCGTGGGGTCTGGTGGCGTTGACGGCGTTGCTGACCTGGCTGCTGATGCACAGCCCGTGGGGCCGTGTGGTGAAGGGCATCCGTGAGGACGAGGAGGCGGTGCGCAGCCTCGGTAAGAACGTGTTCGCCTACAAGATGCAGGTGCTGGTCCTGGGCGGCGTGATCGGTGCGCTGGCGGGTTGTCTGATGGCGGTGCACCAGGGTGCGATCCAGCCGGACCAGTTCAAGCCGCAGGTGACGTTCTTCCTGTGGGTGATCCTGCTGCTGGGTGGTGCGGGCCGTGTGTTCGGTCCGATCGTCGGTTCGATGGCGTTCTGGTTCCTGATGACCTTCACGGACAGGTTCCTGCGGGGTCTGGGTGCCGAGGGTTATCTGCCTTTCCTGTCGGGTCCGGACTTCGGTGCCATCCAGCTGGCGTTCGTCGGTGTGATGCTGGTGCTGTTGATCGTCTTCCGGCCGCAGGGTCTGATCGGTGACCGCAAGGAGATGTTGATCAATGTCAAGTGA
- a CDS encoding branched-chain amino acid ABC transporter permease → MRTRLVTVLLALITAFLVIPGAVATADEQGGESLHGQIGQPDDRDQGVEGILITVFQGEDEIDAVETDSDGIWEVELPEPGDYRVVLDQESVPSEFAVRETSLVVDGVAEVEVDPNEQRRVLIVLESPGASAGQDESSPSPDDEATEDDEASEEDVVAVEGVSGGFGERFVQLAAAGVLFGLVIAISAIGLSLIFGTTQVINFSHGDMVTFGAMMALLFSTGAAGLGNSLLAIFAGLGVAILLGAFMEGKLNRTTLIVIQWSAVFGGIALATLFGVLGDDLGWRVPLWVAAGIAVIMGGVLGGTMERYLWRPLRKRNVALIQMFIVSIGLALILRHVILVLFGANRTRYSGFQVQEMVHFGPISMPPRDLVIMGVAVAVLVLVACLLQFTRIGKAMRAVSDNRDLAESSGIDVDRVTLYVWFLGGGLASLGGVLFGLNQVVDYEMGFRLLLLMFAAVILGGLGTAYGAMVGGLAVGLVAMLSTLWFPTQLMQAWALALMILMLLIRPQGLLGRRERVG, encoded by the coding sequence GTGCGCACACGCCTCGTGACCGTGTTGCTCGCCCTGATCACCGCATTCCTGGTGATTCCCGGGGCAGTGGCGACGGCAGACGAACAGGGCGGTGAGTCGCTGCACGGTCAGATCGGTCAGCCGGACGACCGGGACCAGGGTGTCGAAGGCATCCTGATCACGGTCTTCCAGGGTGAGGACGAGATCGATGCGGTGGAAACCGACTCTGATGGAATTTGGGAAGTGGAGTTGCCCGAACCGGGTGACTACCGCGTAGTACTGGACCAGGAGTCCGTCCCCAGCGAGTTCGCCGTACGCGAGACGAGTCTCGTCGTCGATGGTGTGGCCGAGGTGGAGGTCGACCCCAACGAACAGCGGCGCGTCCTCATCGTGTTGGAGAGCCCCGGTGCATCAGCCGGGCAGGACGAGAGTTCTCCCTCGCCCGACGACGAGGCGACGGAGGATGACGAGGCGTCCGAGGAGGACGTCGTCGCGGTCGAGGGCGTCAGCGGCGGTTTCGGTGAGCGCTTCGTGCAGCTCGCCGCGGCCGGTGTGCTGTTCGGCCTGGTCATCGCGATCTCCGCGATCGGCCTCTCACTGATCTTCGGTACGACGCAGGTCATCAACTTCTCGCACGGTGACATGGTCACCTTCGGTGCGATGATGGCGCTGCTGTTCAGTACCGGTGCCGCGGGGCTGGGCAACTCCCTGCTGGCGATCTTCGCCGGTCTGGGGGTCGCGATCCTGCTGGGCGCCTTCATGGAGGGCAAGCTCAACCGGACGACGCTGATCGTCATCCAGTGGTCGGCGGTCTTCGGCGGTATCGCCCTGGCGACGCTGTTTGGCGTGCTGGGTGATGACCTCGGCTGGCGGGTGCCGCTGTGGGTGGCCGCGGGTATCGCGGTGATCATGGGCGGTGTCCTGGGCGGCACGATGGAGCGCTACCTGTGGCGGCCGCTGCGTAAGCGCAACGTGGCCCTGATCCAGATGTTCATTGTCTCGATCGGTCTGGCGCTGATCCTGCGGCACGTGATCCTGGTGCTCTTCGGGGCCAACCGGACGCGTTACTCCGGTTTCCAGGTGCAGGAGATGGTGCACTTCGGGCCGATCTCGATGCCCCCGCGTGACCTGGTGATCATGGGGGTCGCGGTCGCGGTCCTGGTGTTGGTGGCCTGCCTGCTGCAGTTCACCCGTATCGGCAAGGCGATGCGCGCGGTCTCGGACAACCGGGACCTGGCGGAGTCGTCGGGTATCGACGTGGACCGGGTCACGCTGTACGTGTGGTTCCTCGGTGGCGGTCTGGCGTCCCTGGGCGGTGTGCTCTTCGGCCTGAACCAGGTCGTGGACTACGAGATGGGCTTCCGTCTGCTGCTGCTGATGTTCGCCGCGGTGATCCTGGGCGGTCTGGGCACGGCCTACGGTGCGATGGTCGGCGGTCTCGCGGTCGGCCTGGTGGCGATGCTGTCCACTCTGTGGTTCCCCACACAGCTCATGCAAGCGTGGGCTCTGGCCCTGATGATCCTCATGCTGCTGATCAGGCCCCAGGGTCTGCTCGGTCGGCGCGAGCGGGTCGGCTAG